The genomic stretch GCGCTGGATGGAGCAGTCGCGCTCGCCCAGGTGGATCACCCGGCCGTGCTGGTCGCCCAGGATCTGGAACTCGATGTGCCGGGGGCGCGCCAGGTACTTCTCTACGTACACGGTGTCGTCGTTGAAGGCGGCGGCCGCCTCGTTTCTCGCCATGGAGAACTGGCGGACGAAGTCGTCCGCGTCCTGCGCCACGCGCATCCCCTTGCCGCCCCCTCCGGCCGCGGCCTTGATCAGCACCGGGAAGCCGATGCCGCGCGCCGCCTCCAGCGCCTCCTCGGGGTCGGCGATGGCGTCGGTCCCGGGGACGATGGGGACGCCCACCTCGGCCATGGTGCGCCGGGCGGTGGCCTTGTCGCCCATCTGCCGGATCTGGTCCGGGGTGGGACCGATGAAGGTGATCTCGCTCCGCTCGCAGATCTCCGAGAACTCGGCGTTCTCGGCGAGGAAGCCGTACCCGGGGTGGATGGCGTCGGCGCCGGTGATCTCGGCGGCGGCGATGATCCGCGGGATGTTGAGGTAGCTGTCGCGCGCGGGGGGCGGGCCGATGCACACCTCCTCGTCCGCGAAGCGCACATGGAGCGACTCCCGGTCCGCCTCGGAGTACACCGCGACGGTGCGGATCCCCATCTCCTTGCAGGCGCGGATGACACGGAGGGCGATCTCCCCCCGGTTCGCGATCAGGATCTTGCGGAACATGCCGGCTACCTCTCCATCCCCGTCGGCACGTCCTTCCACCCCGCGTCCGAGGCGGACTCCACGCCGGACACGCGGAGCGAGAACTCGGAGGGGTTGGAGGCGTAGTGCATCGCCCAGTCGAAGGAGATCAGGCCGCGCTGGTACAGGTCCATCAGGCTCTGGTCGAAGGTCTGCATCCCGTACTGCGTCCGCCCCTCGGCGATCAGGTCGGGGATCGTGTGCATCTGGTCGGGGGCGCGGATCCGGTCGGACATGGCCGCCGTGTTCACCAGCACCTCGGCGGCGGGGACACGCCCCTTGCCGTCGGCGCGGGGGATCAGCCGGAGCGAGATCACCGCCTTGAGCGCCGCCGCCAGCATCCCCCGGATCTCGGAGTGCTGGTGCGGCGGGAAGAAGGAGATGATGCGCCCGATGGTCTGCGACGCGTCAGTGGTGTGGAGCGTGGAGAGCACCAGGTGCCCCGTGTCCGCCGCCTTGAGCACCGTCTCCATGGAGGCGCGGTCGCGGATCTCACCCAGCAGGATCACGTCGGGGTCCTGCCGGAGGACGTAGCGGAGCGCGTCGTGGAAGGAGTGCGTGTCGGTGCCCACCTCGCGCTGGCTGATGATGGAGCGGGCGTCGCGGTGCAGGAACTCGATGGGGTCCTCCACCGTGACCACGTTGACCGCCCGCCGCTCGCTCATGTAGCGGATCATGGAGGCCAGCGTGGTGCTCTTCCCGCTCCCGGTCACGCCCGTCACCAGCACCAGCCCGCGGGGCGAGGTGGCGACGTCCTGCACCACGGGCGGGAGGACCAGCTCGTCCAGCGGCGGGACCTCGAAGGGGATCGCCCGGAAGGAGAACCCCAGCGTGCCGCGCTGCTGGAAGATGTTGGTGCGGAAGCGCCCCAGCCCCTGCACCCCGATGGCGAAGTCGATCTCCTTCCGCTCGGCGAAGGTTTCCTTCTGCCGCGGGTTGAGGAGCTGCTCGGCGCAGCGCTTCAGGTCGTCGGGGCGCAGCGCGGGGAGGGCGGTGTCGTACAGCTCGCCGTGGATGCGGACCACGGGCGAGCGCCCCGCCTTGAGGTGCAGGTCGGACGCGCCGCGGCGCACCATCTCCTCCAGCGCCTCGCGGAGGACGAACTCGCGCCCGGCGGCAGCGGGCCGCCCCGGGGTGGGAGGCGGCCCGCCCTGCGCCCACTCTTCTTCGATCCTCACGCGTCGGGCTCGATTCGGAAGAGGACCTGGCCGTACTCGACCGGCTCGGCGTTCTCCACGCAGATCTCGCGGATGACCCCGGCGTAGTCGGACTCGAGCTCGTTCATCAGCTTCATCGCCTCGAGGATGCAGAGCGTCTGCCCCTTCCCGACGCGCGTCCCCACCTCGACGTAGGAGGGGGCCTCCGGCGCGGGCGCGCGGTAGAAGGTCCCCACCATGGG from Longimicrobiaceae bacterium encodes the following:
- the accC gene encoding acetyl-CoA carboxylase biotin carboxylase subunit translates to MFRKILIANRGEIALRVIRACKEMGIRTVAVYSEADRESLHVRFADEEVCIGPPPARDSYLNIPRIIAAAEITGADAIHPGYGFLAENAEFSEICERSEITFIGPTPDQIRQMGDKATARRTMAEVGVPIVPGTDAIADPEEALEAARGIGFPVLIKAAAGGGGKGMRVAQDADDFVRQFSMARNEAAAAFNDDTVYVEKYLARPRHIEFQILGDQHGRVIHLGERDCSIQRRHQKLIEEAPSPALTADLRQRMGDAAVRGAKAIDYVGAGTIEMLLDEDGSFFFMEMNTRIQVEHPVTELVTGYDLVKEQIRAAAGLPLSLPEGPVELRGHAIECRINAEDPYRNFAPSPGTINTFHPPGGPGVRIDTHAYAGYRVPPFYDSLLGKLIVHGATRDEAIARMRHSLSSFVVEGVHTTIPFLLEVLESAEFASGDVDTKFLERWFSERAKV
- a CDS encoding type IV pilus twitching motility protein PilT is translated as MRIEEEWAQGGPPPTPGRPAAAGREFVLREALEEMVRRGASDLHLKAGRSPVVRIHGELYDTALPALRPDDLKRCAEQLLNPRQKETFAERKEIDFAIGVQGLGRFRTNIFQQRGTLGFSFRAIPFEVPPLDELVLPPVVQDVATSPRGLVLVTGVTGSGKSTTLASMIRYMSERRAVNVVTVEDPIEFLHRDARSIISQREVGTDTHSFHDALRYVLRQDPDVILLGEIRDRASMETVLKAADTGHLVLSTLHTTDASQTIGRIISFFPPHQHSEIRGMLAAALKAVISLRLIPRADGKGRVPAAEVLVNTAAMSDRIRAPDQMHTIPDLIAEGRTQYGMQTFDQSLMDLYQRGLISFDWAMHYASNPSEFSLRVSGVESASDAGWKDVPTGMER